Proteins encoded by one window of Cylindrospermum stagnale PCC 7417:
- a CDS encoding cupin-like domain-containing protein codes for MVLNNIDRIEAPPADVFYREYILTQRPVIITNFFEDSSLRQMDTLEKVRTGLTDIPIQICPNYIAHLLDSTSADVQRMMNLGAYLDFLQAQPTSLDICAEYPTPQKLLELLPLNSYQDLGDGSDLYSNMFVAGSHNYAHLHYDADQRNVLLFQVFGTKRFVLIHPRETQKLDAIDQSNLCRTSGIFLEKMSEAEKTDFLRYTNAFDVVLHPGETIFMPMMIWHYIEYLEPAMSIAYRLGRNAYNRRLAELFRAPSVDVQSLSLLLSDETEVQSHHLEWLNRLEAVSHSFYESESDRQAALNYLCLMIRQQYLGLEPVKNIRELRRREAILKQVAGLR; via the coding sequence ATGGTTCTCAACAACATCGACCGTATCGAAGCACCACCAGCAGATGTGTTTTACCGAGAGTATATCCTGACCCAACGCCCGGTAATTATCACCAACTTCTTTGAAGATTCATCACTGCGTCAGATGGATACCCTAGAGAAGGTAAGAACAGGACTCACTGATATACCAATTCAAATTTGTCCAAATTACATTGCTCATTTGCTAGATTCAACATCAGCCGATGTTCAGCGAATGATGAACTTAGGCGCATATCTTGACTTTTTACAAGCACAACCTACCAGTCTTGATATCTGTGCTGAGTATCCTACACCCCAAAAGCTGCTTGAGTTATTGCCCCTTAACTCATACCAAGACTTAGGTGATGGTAGCGATCTCTACTCCAATATGTTTGTCGCTGGGAGCCATAACTATGCTCATTTACATTATGATGCTGATCAGCGTAATGTCTTGTTGTTTCAAGTTTTTGGCACAAAGCGATTTGTACTGATTCATCCGCGTGAAACTCAAAAGCTAGATGCCATTGATCAGTCTAATCTGTGCCGTACAAGTGGCATTTTTTTAGAGAAGATGTCAGAAGCGGAAAAAACAGATTTTCTCCGATATACCAATGCATTTGATGTGGTGCTTCACCCCGGTGAAACCATTTTTATGCCGATGATGATCTGGCATTATATTGAATATTTGGAACCTGCTATGTCGATTGCTTATCGTTTGGGGCGCAATGCTTATAATCGTCGATTGGCTGAACTTTTTCGAGCACCTTCGGTTGATGTTCAGTCCCTTTCACTGTTACTAAGCGATGAGACAGAAGTTCAGTCACATCATCTAGAATGGTTGAACAGGTTAGAGGCCGTAAGCCATTCATTCTATGAGAGTGAAAGCGATCGCCAGGCGGCTTTAAACTATCTATGCTTAATGATTCGTCAGCAATATCTTGGCCTTGAGCCTGTGAAGAATATTCGGGAGTTGAGAAGACGTGAAGCGATTCTTAAACAAGTTGCTGGTTTGAGATGA